Proteins found in one Maridesulfovibrio sp. genomic segment:
- a CDS encoding tRNA-dihydrouridine synthase family protein encodes MKSLPISPDKPWLAPLAGYSDLPFRMLCRKRGCAVACTEMVSVKGLKYDGKGTKDLLATCPEDNPLVVQLFGGEPQDYSDTMPQLLDQGYTFFDLNSGCPVKKVLKTGGGSALHLDPDRLVKTAAAMVEIAGEGKVGVKIRLGFMIGEDNYLEIAKRLEDVGIAWLTMHPRYAKQMFSGEADWSKLAVLKESISIPVIGSGDLFTAEDGAECIRQTGIDGIMFARGALFDPSIFARYLNLINNPENPPLPSFDLGKTMEEHINMTRKFDGSNRSFRKIRSILPRYAKGMDGIKAVRTKLTACENWEELIAAAREVSTLTRERC; translated from the coding sequence ATGAAATCACTTCCAATAAGTCCCGATAAACCTTGGCTGGCCCCCCTTGCCGGATACTCTGACCTGCCTTTTCGCATGCTCTGTCGAAAACGGGGATGCGCCGTCGCCTGTACAGAAATGGTCAGCGTAAAAGGGCTTAAGTATGACGGTAAAGGAACCAAAGACCTGCTTGCAACCTGCCCGGAAGACAATCCACTGGTTGTCCAGCTTTTCGGCGGTGAGCCGCAGGACTATTCAGATACTATGCCTCAACTGCTTGATCAGGGCTATACTTTTTTTGATTTAAACTCAGGGTGTCCGGTTAAAAAAGTTCTTAAAACCGGTGGAGGATCCGCTTTGCACCTTGATCCGGACCGCCTTGTCAAGACCGCTGCGGCAATGGTCGAAATTGCCGGAGAAGGCAAAGTAGGGGTAAAAATACGTTTGGGTTTCATGATCGGTGAAGACAATTATCTTGAAATTGCCAAACGGCTCGAGGATGTCGGAATCGCATGGCTGACTATGCATCCCCGTTATGCAAAACAAATGTTTTCCGGAGAGGCGGACTGGTCCAAGCTGGCAGTATTAAAAGAGAGTATTTCCATCCCTGTAATCGGGAGCGGAGATCTGTTTACAGCTGAAGACGGTGCAGAATGCATCAGGCAGACCGGCATCGACGGGATAATGTTTGCCCGCGGCGCCCTTTTTGACCCTTCTATTTTCGCTCGCTACCTGAATCTGATTAATAACCCCGAGAATCCCCCCCTGCCCTCTTTTGACCTTGGCAAGACAATGGAAGAGCATATCAATATGACTCGTAAATTTGACGGCAGCAACCGTTCTTTCAGGAAAATACGCTCTATCCTGCCTCGTTACGCCAAGGGGATGGATGGAATTAAGGCCGTTCGTACAAAACTTACGGCCTGTGAGAACTGGGAAGAACTCATCGCAGCGGCTCGAGAGGTTTCCACTCTTACACGCGAGCGCTGTTAA
- a CDS encoding response regulator, with translation MYKILIAEDDKISQKLAARFVEDLGHIPFVSPHGKHAYEALKAENSFDVLVTDIMMPEMDGRQLVQTLRGDSQFMNLPIVIMSAVVGVSDISNLLALGATYFLPKPIDKEEFNEVIHRCLK, from the coding sequence ATGTATAAAATACTGATTGCAGAAGACGATAAAATTTCTCAAAAACTTGCCGCGCGATTTGTTGAGGATTTGGGACATATCCCTTTTGTAAGTCCTCATGGCAAGCATGCCTATGAAGCTTTGAAAGCTGAAAACAGCTTTGATGTACTTGTCACGGACATCATGATGCCCGAAATGGATGGTCGGCAACTGGTACAGACTTTGCGCGGTGATTCTCAGTTTATGAACCTGCCTATTGTCATAATGTCCGCGGTAGTAGGGGTTTCAGATATCTCCAATCTGTTAGCTCTGGGTGCGACGTACTTTCTGCCCAAACCAATAGATAAGGAAGAATTTAACGAAGTCATACACCGCTGCCTGAAATAG
- a CDS encoding chemotaxis protein has product MAQTDILLEAGTNELEIVEFWLEEEPREEGEGNYRGFYGVNVAKVLEIIRIPEKITKLPKVAHPAIMGTFNLRNKVIPLVDLSHWLKKGRVETEPPKVIVTEFNNVSSAFLVSGVTRIHRISWERVEAPSNYVSTLSEDSITGVVKFEDRISLILDLEKIVAELNPDLGLKLDDSIDWATTAGYKAIIADDSTLIREMLYEMMVRAKFSVEMANTGRDCWEKLIALKNKSIEEGKPITDYINVVISDIEMPVMDGHNLTVRIKSDEVLKQLPVILFSSIITDKLRHKGESVGADDQISKPEVTELAQRAIALIEK; this is encoded by the coding sequence ATGGCCCAGACCGATATTTTGCTTGAAGCGGGAACAAATGAACTTGAAATAGTTGAGTTCTGGCTTGAAGAAGAACCCCGTGAAGAAGGCGAAGGAAATTATCGTGGCTTTTACGGTGTAAACGTAGCCAAGGTTCTGGAAATTATAAGAATTCCTGAAAAAATTACAAAATTACCAAAGGTTGCGCACCCTGCCATTATGGGTACCTTCAATCTGCGCAACAAGGTTATTCCACTTGTGGACTTAAGCCACTGGCTGAAGAAAGGCCGTGTTGAAACGGAACCGCCGAAGGTAATCGTTACCGAGTTTAATAACGTATCGTCCGCTTTTCTGGTTTCCGGAGTTACCCGAATTCACAGGATCAGTTGGGAAAGAGTCGAAGCACCTTCTAATTACGTATCAACCCTTTCCGAAGATTCCATCACAGGTGTTGTTAAATTTGAAGACCGCATTTCGCTTATACTCGACCTTGAAAAAATAGTAGCCGAACTGAACCCGGACCTTGGGTTAAAGCTTGATGACTCCATCGACTGGGCGACTACTGCCGGTTACAAGGCTATCATCGCCGATGATTCCACCCTGATCAGAGAAATGCTCTATGAAATGATGGTCCGTGCTAAATTTTCAGTTGAAATGGCCAATACCGGACGTGACTGCTGGGAAAAACTGATCGCTCTGAAAAACAAATCTATTGAGGAAGGAAAGCCCATAACGGACTACATCAATGTCGTGATTTCCGATATTGAGATGCCGGTCATGGATGGTCACAACCTGACTGTACGCATAAAATCGGACGAAGTGCTCAAGCAGCTTCCGGTTATTCTTTTCTCATCAATCATTACCGATAAGCTTCGCCACAAAGGTGAGTCCGTCGGTGCTGACGATCAGATATCCAAACCTGAAGTTACTGAACTGGCTCAGCGCGCCATCGCCTTGATCGAAAAATAA
- a CDS encoding chloride channel protein yields the protein MVSTPETKKERTGISINPRIQYVLLMAFSVAIGLAAAGGAFLFRWLIENFQLIFWADGHSFLDMIANSPWWLVLLLPCVGGIIAGIIITNWAPEASGPGVPEVIKAIAVRGGLIRHRITFLKALVTSMLIGCGASVGREGPVVQIGASLGSSAARIFRLDPSMLPVCVASGAAAGIAATFNAPLTGTLFAIEILLLDTEMSYVSHIIVASVTASALSKFFWGDFPTFDAPKFTFNNFEELIIFFLLGILAGLVSIAFVKMIRLSEFCFDHIPMPEWIKPGLGGLLLGIMALKIPAVLGVGYEAVNMGLTGVLPLDFALLLLAAKLVATSLCIGSGMSGGIFAPSLVLGAALGISVSSTINMFFPELALTHGQYALVGMGTVVAGTTLAPITAVLTVFELTYSYKIILPMMVGCITSALVVRILNGYSVYEAKLLRQGVNILRGHDESVLVNVPLRDVMETDFDYLHTTDSLKKAADMVLNSEFPHFPVLDENNKLAGILTLRDMRDFLKDEHDLKGAAEVVDTLMVRTVVSLPVNSNLKEALMHFERTGVSFLPLTNEDYTLAGIIKSKDAMEIYRQKRFKNKIISSSL from the coding sequence ATGGTTTCCACCCCCGAGACTAAAAAAGAACGTACTGGAATCTCAATTAACCCGAGAATCCAGTACGTTTTACTTATGGCTTTTTCCGTGGCCATCGGTCTTGCAGCAGCGGGCGGAGCATTCCTTTTCCGCTGGCTTATCGAAAACTTCCAGCTTATATTCTGGGCCGACGGACATTCTTTTCTAGACATGATCGCAAACTCACCGTGGTGGTTAGTACTTTTACTACCCTGCGTGGGCGGGATTATCGCCGGGATTATCATTACCAACTGGGCTCCGGAAGCCTCCGGTCCTGGAGTTCCGGAAGTGATCAAAGCCATCGCTGTCCGCGGTGGACTTATTCGCCACCGCATAACCTTTCTCAAGGCCCTCGTTACCAGCATGCTCATCGGCTGCGGAGCTTCTGTCGGTCGCGAGGGTCCGGTCGTACAAATTGGTGCTTCTCTGGGCTCTTCGGCAGCGAGAATTTTCCGCCTAGATCCATCAATGCTGCCTGTCTGTGTTGCTTCCGGTGCGGCAGCGGGAATAGCTGCCACATTCAATGCCCCGCTGACAGGAACCCTATTCGCCATTGAAATCCTGCTACTTGATACGGAAATGTCTTATGTAAGCCACATTATCGTGGCCTCGGTAACCGCATCCGCCCTTTCAAAATTTTTCTGGGGAGACTTCCCCACTTTTGACGCTCCCAAATTCACATTTAATAATTTTGAGGAGCTGATCATCTTCTTCCTGCTTGGTATCCTTGCTGGTTTGGTATCCATCGCTTTTGTGAAAATGATTCGCCTTTCAGAATTTTGCTTTGATCACATTCCCATGCCTGAATGGATAAAACCGGGACTTGGCGGTCTGCTGCTTGGTATCATGGCCCTTAAAATCCCGGCAGTCCTCGGCGTAGGGTACGAAGCAGTGAATATGGGATTGACCGGAGTGCTGCCGCTGGATTTTGCACTGCTCCTTTTGGCGGCCAAGCTGGTTGCCACCTCCCTATGTATAGGTTCCGGGATGAGCGGAGGTATTTTTGCGCCTTCACTGGTACTTGGCGCCGCGCTCGGTATTTCTGTCAGTTCAACCATAAACATGTTTTTCCCGGAGCTTGCCCTTACCCACGGTCAATATGCTCTGGTAGGCATGGGAACAGTTGTCGCAGGCACCACACTTGCCCCTATAACCGCTGTTCTGACAGTATTTGAGCTAACCTACTCCTATAAAATAATCCTGCCCATGATGGTCGGCTGCATAACCAGTGCTCTGGTGGTCCGCATACTGAACGGCTACTCCGTATACGAGGCCAAACTTTTACGTCAGGGCGTAAATATTCTGCGCGGGCACGATGAATCAGTTCTGGTCAATGTCCCACTCAGAGATGTGATGGAGACGGATTTCGATTACCTGCACACTACGGACAGCTTGAAGAAGGCAGCGGATATGGTTCTGAATTCGGAATTTCCGCATTTTCCGGTACTGGACGAAAATAACAAGCTGGCCGGCATACTGACCCTCCGAGATATGCGTGACTTCCTGAAAGACGAGCATGATTTAAAAGGTGCAGCCGAAGTGGTGGACACATTAATGGTACGGACCGTTGTTTCACTTCCTGTGAATTCCAATCTTAAAGAGGCTCTTATGCACTTTGAACGGACCGGAGTATCTTTTCTGCCACTGACAAATGAGGATTACACCTTGGCCGGGATCATTAAATCCAAAGATGCCATGGAAATTTACCGCCAAAAAAGATTCAAAAACAAAATTATATCTTCTTCACTCTGA
- the infA gene encoding translation initiation factor IF-1: MAKEEGIEVEGVVQEALPNAMFKVELENGHIILGHISGKMRKYYIRILPGDRVKVELSPYDLTRGRITFRIK, from the coding sequence ATGGCTAAAGAAGAAGGTATTGAAGTAGAAGGTGTTGTGCAGGAAGCATTACCTAATGCTATGTTCAAGGTCGAGCTTGAAAACGGGCATATTATTCTGGGGCATATCTCAGGTAAGATGCGCAAATATTATATCCGTATTCTACCGGGCGACCGTGTAAAAGTGGAACTTTCACCGTATGATCTTACCCGTGGTCGGATTACCTTCCGTATAAAATAA
- a CDS encoding EAL domain-containing protein → MENDIRSCIAAIGKVVTEDGITIYFQPVVSLLSQTVIGFEAFARGVDETGATLAGPVCLFNASLPVKAQIKVEELCLIKSFDAYRPLYDKYRDMLLFMNINCGIYSRDEYKVRSPHQQAESYGYSPRMITFEMDSAQLKHNVPHEMISGIREKGYRISIDNVDTSPECLDIIFDVKPDFVKLDSKFYKGIEESEAIKLKVVAAADSFKQYGTMPVAKGVESEAEALELAMAGFYLQQGFFYADNSEEDGRKDTFGQKIKRVSDAFRESRKNKTMQSQKTFRNIHLLLKSAMTRMQQEEDSEMNRILEELLKKKENLISGYVLDATGKQISKRFAGRAADPFGLRMITSAVGSDHSDSEIFIYLNSGFEKTAGYIAPNPLSGYGYHYVAGFFYKEGSRRGRIIIIDYIDVQDEESE, encoded by the coding sequence GTGGAGAATGACATCAGAAGTTGTATCGCAGCCATTGGTAAAGTAGTTACAGAGGATGGCATCACAATTTATTTCCAGCCTGTGGTTTCGCTGCTGTCACAGACTGTAATAGGTTTTGAGGCTTTTGCCCGAGGAGTGGACGAGACCGGGGCGACACTTGCTGGACCGGTCTGTCTTTTCAATGCATCACTGCCTGTAAAGGCTCAAATAAAGGTTGAGGAACTTTGCCTAATCAAAAGTTTTGATGCGTACAGACCGCTGTATGACAAATATCGCGACATGCTTCTTTTTATGAATATTAATTGCGGGATCTATAGCCGCGATGAATATAAAGTCCGCAGTCCTCATCAGCAGGCGGAGTCTTATGGGTATTCTCCACGTATGATCACTTTTGAGATGGATAGCGCTCAGTTAAAACATAATGTGCCCCATGAAATGATCAGCGGAATCCGCGAAAAAGGATATAGAATTTCCATTGATAACGTGGATACTTCCCCAGAATGCTTGGATATTATTTTTGACGTTAAACCAGATTTTGTGAAGCTGGATTCAAAATTTTATAAAGGGATTGAAGAATCTGAAGCGATAAAACTGAAAGTTGTGGCGGCTGCAGATAGTTTTAAACAATACGGTACAATGCCCGTAGCTAAAGGGGTGGAAAGTGAAGCTGAGGCTCTTGAATTGGCTATGGCCGGCTTTTATTTGCAGCAGGGTTTTTTCTATGCTGATAATTCTGAAGAAGACGGCAGGAAAGATACTTTTGGTCAGAAAATTAAGCGGGTAAGTGATGCTTTTCGGGAAAGCAGGAAAAATAAAACTATGCAGTCTCAGAAAACATTCCGAAACATTCACCTGTTGCTGAAAAGCGCAATGACAAGAATGCAGCAGGAAGAAGACAGTGAAATGAACCGGATTCTGGAGGAGCTTCTTAAAAAGAAAGAAAATCTCATTTCAGGCTATGTTCTTGATGCTACCGGTAAACAGATCAGCAAACGTTTTGCCGGCAGAGCGGCAGATCCGTTCGGTCTGCGTATGATCACCTCGGCTGTTGGTAGTGATCATAGTGACAGTGAAATCTTTATATACCTGAATTCCGGTTTTGAAAAAACTGCCGGTTATATCGCGCCGAATCCACTTTCCGGTTACGGTTATCACTATGTAGCAGGATTTTTCTATAAAGAAGGCAGCCGTAGGGGGCGCATAATCATCATCGATTACATTGATGTTCAGGATGAAGAATCAGAGTGA
- a CDS encoding cold shock domain-containing protein — translation MSLKGVVSWFNDIKGFGFIIDESGRDIYVHYSEVLRDGFKTLNVGEKVVFEVIDEDTAPKATDVRIINY, via the coding sequence ATGAGTCTAAAAGGTGTGGTCAGCTGGTTCAATGATATCAAAGGATTCGGATTTATTATAGATGAATCCGGGCGGGATATTTATGTCCATTACTCCGAAGTACTGCGCGACGGTTTCAAGACCCTCAACGTAGGCGAGAAGGTTGTCTTTGAAGTCATAGACGAAGACACTGCGCCGAAAGCCACTGACGTCCGAATTATAAATTATTAG
- the hypE gene encoding hydrogenase expression/formation protein HypE: MSSDKVLLDYGSGGRASQRLISELFLKHFANDELDRLNDAATLNLQGKVSMSTDSFTVDPIFFPGGDIGSLAVHGTVNDVAMLGAIPRYLTCAYIIEEGLPMDDLEKIVKSMGEACRHAGVNIVTGDTKVVPKGMVDKIFINTTGVGEIIADPAPSGDRAAVGDAVLVSGTMGDHGLTILGTREGLSLESNVKSDSAALNHLLVKLVQEIPDIHVLRDPTRGGLATTLNEITVSSNVCCELEESSIPVLPEVAGGCSFLGLDPLYLANEGKFLCILPQQYADKALEIMRADELGKDACQVGTITEANPGKVILVTPLGGRRLLNMLEGEQLPRIC, encoded by the coding sequence ATGTCCTCAGATAAGGTTTTACTTGATTACGGTTCTGGTGGAAGAGCTTCCCAGAGGCTGATTTCCGAACTTTTTCTTAAGCATTTTGCCAACGATGAACTGGACAGGCTCAATGATGCCGCTACCTTGAACCTTCAAGGCAAGGTCTCCATGAGTACAGACAGCTTCACCGTTGACCCTATCTTTTTTCCAGGCGGAGACATCGGTTCACTGGCCGTGCACGGAACAGTCAATGATGTCGCGATGCTCGGGGCTATTCCTCGTTATTTGACCTGCGCCTATATTATTGAAGAAGGGCTGCCGATGGATGATCTGGAAAAGATCGTTAAATCCATGGGAGAAGCCTGCAGGCATGCAGGGGTGAATATCGTCACCGGCGATACTAAGGTTGTCCCTAAGGGAATGGTGGATAAAATTTTTATCAATACTACCGGGGTCGGTGAAATTATCGCTGATCCTGCTCCCAGCGGAGACCGCGCAGCAGTGGGGGATGCCGTGCTGGTCAGCGGAACCATGGGGGACCACGGGCTGACCATTCTGGGTACCCGTGAAGGACTTTCCCTTGAATCTAATGTAAAGAGCGATAGCGCCGCCTTGAATCACCTGCTGGTCAAGCTGGTACAGGAAATTCCTGATATCCATGTATTACGCGACCCGACTCGCGGAGGACTGGCTACCACGCTCAATGAGATCACAGTCTCGTCCAATGTATGTTGCGAGCTGGAAGAGTCTTCAATTCCGGTTCTGCCCGAAGTAGCCGGCGGATGTTCATTTCTGGGGCTTGACCCTCTTTACCTTGCAAATGAAGGTAAGTTCTTATGCATTCTGCCACAACAGTATGCTGATAAGGCGCTTGAAATTATGCGTGCTGATGAGCTTGGAAAAGATGCCTGTCAGGTCGGCACCATTACCGAGGCCAATCCGGGCAAGGTTATTCTTGTCACTCCGCTTGGCGGACGCCGCTTGCTCAACATGCTGGAAGGCGAGCAGTTGCCTAGAATATGCTAG
- the hypD gene encoding hydrogenase formation protein HypD, translating into MSLKILDKFSDPELCKELLARLRDELEGEIRFMEVCGTHTVSIFRSGLHSVLPKEVVHLSGPGCPVCVTHESEVNAFLDLAGKDGVIVATFGDLIKVPGDKGHCLKNAQADGARVEIIYSPFDALDLARNNPDSTVVFLGVGFETTAPTIAATVLMAKQQGLDNFKVLSFHKLVPPALDILVSDPETRIDGFILPGHVSTVIGIHPYDFIGEKYGKPAVVTGFDPVDILQALLMMVRSSKKEHPATENQYVRGVSENGNPKAVEVMYEVFEESDALWRGIGKIPGSGLEFRKEFEDFDAKKIFDLNIGECPSLPGCKCGEVLKGKMSPEQCPLFGKACTPAKPVGPCMVSTEGSCAAYFKYKVD; encoded by the coding sequence TTGTCGCTTAAGATTTTAGATAAATTCAGTGACCCTGAACTATGCAAGGAGCTTCTGGCCCGTTTGCGGGACGAGCTGGAAGGGGAAATACGGTTTATGGAGGTCTGCGGAACGCATACCGTTTCTATTTTTCGCAGCGGATTGCATTCAGTGCTGCCGAAAGAGGTGGTTCACCTGAGCGGTCCCGGTTGCCCGGTATGCGTGACCCATGAATCAGAAGTAAATGCTTTTCTCGATTTGGCTGGTAAAGACGGGGTAATTGTGGCGACTTTCGGCGACCTGATCAAGGTCCCCGGTGACAAGGGCCATTGTTTGAAAAACGCGCAGGCAGACGGTGCACGGGTCGAGATTATTTATTCTCCGTTCGACGCGCTGGATCTTGCTCGTAACAATCCCGACAGCACAGTTGTTTTTCTGGGAGTAGGTTTTGAAACGACTGCGCCGACAATCGCAGCCACCGTACTTATGGCTAAACAGCAGGGACTTGATAATTTCAAAGTTCTTTCTTTCCACAAGCTGGTTCCGCCTGCACTTGATATTCTTGTTTCCGACCCGGAAACCAGGATCGACGGGTTTATCCTGCCCGGCCATGTTTCCACGGTAATCGGTATACATCCGTATGATTTTATAGGTGAAAAATACGGTAAACCCGCAGTGGTAACCGGTTTTGATCCTGTTGATATCCTGCAGGCTCTGCTGATGATGGTCCGTTCTTCCAAAAAAGAACACCCTGCAACAGAGAATCAGTATGTGCGTGGCGTTTCCGAGAACGGAAATCCCAAGGCTGTGGAAGTTATGTATGAGGTTTTTGAGGAATCGGACGCCCTCTGGCGGGGCATCGGAAAGATTCCGGGAAGCGGTCTGGAATTCCGTAAGGAATTTGAAGATTTCGACGCCAAAAAGATTTTCGACCTCAATATCGGGGAATGTCCGTCACTTCCCGGATGTAAATGCGGAGAAGTGCTCAAGGGTAAAATGTCCCCGGAACAGTGTCCCCTGTTCGGAAAGGCGTGCACTCCCGCCAAGCCGGTAGGTCCCTGTATGGTTTCAACTGAAGGCAGCTGCGCCGCTTACTTCAAATACAAAGTAGATTAA
- a CDS encoding chemotaxis protein has translation MAKTEILLETGTNELEILEFYIDLPESENGPEERCHFGVNVAKVMQVIESPELEHPESAEHPCFMGTIPLRNHILPVLDLAVWLGMERKRDKYDIVIVTEFSQTVSGFQVSGVTEIHRVGWQQVLSPDKFMSSFEKSCIVGIVEREDRFIQLLDLESILADLDPTLGGDFSMPSAIASEAYNALVCDDSPTIRAMLDQSLEQANFCHTIVHNGQEAQNTLKNIKMMASQQNRPVKDFVEIVISDIEMPLMDGFTLAKWIREDPDLKDLPIILYSSIITKELRHKGDSVGADEQISKPDLHLLPEKAIRLIESKKNN, from the coding sequence ATGGCCAAAACTGAAATCCTGCTTGAAACCGGCACCAATGAACTCGAAATACTGGAATTTTACATCGACCTCCCGGAATCGGAAAACGGACCTGAAGAACGATGCCATTTCGGGGTTAATGTCGCCAAGGTCATGCAGGTAATTGAAAGTCCTGAACTTGAACATCCGGAATCGGCTGAACATCCGTGTTTCATGGGGACTATTCCCCTGCGGAACCACATTCTTCCAGTGCTCGATCTTGCCGTCTGGCTTGGTATGGAACGTAAAAGAGATAAATATGACATCGTAATTGTCACCGAATTCAGTCAGACAGTTTCCGGATTTCAGGTCAGTGGAGTAACCGAAATTCATCGTGTGGGATGGCAGCAGGTTTTGTCACCGGATAAATTCATGAGCAGTTTCGAAAAAAGCTGTATTGTCGGAATTGTGGAACGTGAAGACAGATTTATTCAGCTACTCGACCTCGAATCCATCCTTGCCGATCTCGACCCGACCCTTGGCGGAGATTTTTCCATGCCGTCAGCAATAGCCAGTGAAGCATACAATGCTCTTGTCTGCGACGACTCTCCCACCATTCGTGCAATGCTGGATCAAAGTCTCGAACAGGCCAATTTTTGCCACACAATTGTTCACAACGGTCAGGAAGCTCAAAATACCCTGAAAAATATCAAAATGATGGCCAGTCAGCAAAACCGTCCGGTCAAAGATTTTGTAGAGATTGTCATTTCCGATATTGAAATGCCACTTATGGACGGATTCACCCTTGCCAAATGGATTCGCGAAGACCCCGATCTGAAAGATCTGCCCATCATACTTTATTCCTCAATCATAACTAAAGAACTGCGCCATAAGGGCGACTCAGTTGGGGCGGATGAACAAATTTCAAAACCGGATCTGCATTTGCTGCCCGAAAAAGCAATCAGGTTAATCGAAAGCAAAAAAAATAATTAA